One window from the genome of Kryptolebias marmoratus isolate JLee-2015 linkage group LG1, ASM164957v2, whole genome shotgun sequence encodes:
- the LOC108236544 gene encoding AP2-associated protein kinase 1-like isoform X9, translating to MKKFFDTRREFAGSGPGAGAGGGGAGSGGGVSFIGRVFSVGRYQVTVEETIAEGGFAIVFLVRTHQGQRCALKRMYVNNEHDLQICKLEIQIMRDLVGNRNIVGFLDSSLTAVGAGDVWEVLILMDYCRGGQVVNLMNQRLQTGFSEAEVLQIFCDTCEAVARLHQCNTPIIHRDLKVENILLHDQGHYVLCDFGSATNHFQNPQTEGVAVVEEEIKKYTTLSYRAPEMVNLYGGKVITTKADIWALGCLLYKLCYFTLPFGESQVAICDGSFTIPDNSRYSQEIHCLIRYMLEPDPDMRPDIYQVSHFAFKLARRECPVPNLYNSPIPAKLPEPIRASEAVAKKSQTKARLTDPVPMTETSIAPRQRPKAGQAQSQPISGILPIQPALTPRKRPNVATGTPPAVGVGVPAATPVQPAQQAPTAQAAPQTANVQPQPAQHQQLLMKQQQVSAFLSLQSNQQHQLQRMPQQQTPFQASTLLQSKAKPVPSVLTHQVQQHVVHETAASHLIPIPESAAIGPADGPETAGREIHKAGSLTPPSSPKAAPKSGHRRILSDVTHSAVFGVPVSKSTQLLQAAAAEASLNKSKSVSTTPSGSPCSSQQSVYHPGGADAPSALTAPSSQPSWNPFGDDNFSKLTAEELLNKDFAKLAENLQGESNGYSVLEEGLETEELEGNALNNDGCEHSSDEDEQKEAQKVERQDEGAVESNVAAHDCGGSRPLLMDSEEEEEHGPQLALQSSHHPNTLSVQSSSAFPQPCTTGHNHSWHVSEPAQGADVTPDVFSKAPFPVPQEDSVDVFANAPFPRAPLAAQEQLDVFSQAPFGKRKEPKAAQPKTSYPQASAAQSLTSDQGVLGQKVQQPFRPQALSKYSRHFEGPVPQQQGAAHRVVSDAAAAPAGPLHSWTSDVNTVDPFVSAPFNLKAPQDKP from the exons GAGGTTTTGCGATAGTTTTCCTGGTGCGGACACATCAAGGCCAGCGTTGTGCGCTAAAACGAATGTACGTCAACAACGAACACGACCTGCAGATCTGCAAACTTGAGATACAGATTATG agaGACTTGGTTGGTAACAGAAACATAGTTGGTTTTCTGGACTCCAGCTTAACTGCAGTCGGAGCCGGTGATGTGTGGGAAGTCCTAATCTTAATGGACTACTGTCGAG GTGGGCAGGTGGTAAACCTAATGAACCAGCGACTGCAGACGGGTTTCAGTGAAGCTGAGGTGTTGCAGATCTTTTGTGACACGTGTGAAGCAGTCGCTCGCCTTCATCAGTGCAACACTCCCATCATCCACCGAGATCTCAAG GTGGAGAATATTCTTCTGCATGACCAGGGACACTACGTGCTCTGTGACTTTGGAAGTGCCACCAACCACTTCCAAAATCCTCAGACAGAGGGGGTCGCAGTCGTggaagaagaaattaaaaa GTACACTACGCTCTCGTATCGGGCTCCAGAGATGGTCAACCTCTACGGCGGAAAAGTCATCACAACAAAGGCGGATATTTGG GCTTTAGGTTGTCTACTTTATAAGCTATGCTACTTCACCCTTCCCTTTGGCGAGAGCCAAGTGGCTATTTGTGATGGCAGTTTTACCATCCCTGACAATTCCCGCTACTCCCAGGAAATACACTGTCTCATTA gATACATGCTGGAACCTGATCCAGACATGAGACCAGATATCTACCAAGTGTCCCACTTTGCCTTTAAACTGGCTCGACGAGAGTGCCCTGTCCCAAATTTATAT AATTCACCCATTCCTGCAAAACTTCCTGAGCCTATCAGAGCCAGTGAAGCTGTAGCCAAAAAGAGTCAAACCAAAGCCAG ACTCACAGATCCAGTTCCTATGACAGAAACCTCAATTGCTCCGAGACAGCGGCCCAAAGCGGGGCAGGCACAGTCCCAGCCGATATCAGGCATTCTTCCCATCCAGCCAGCTCTCACCCCACGCAAGAGGCCTAATGTGGCTACAGGAACGCCGCCGGCTGTAG GTGTCGGTGTCCCAGCTGCAACTCCTGTCCAACCTGCTCAACAGGCTCCTACTGCACAAGCTGCTCCACAGACAGCCAACGTGCAGCCACAGCCTGCgcagcatcagcagctcctCATGAAGCAGCAGCAAGTCTCAGCCTTCTTAAGCCTGCAGAGCAACCAGCAG CATCAACTACAGAGGATGCCCCAACAGCAAACGCCTTTCCAAGCATCTACGCTGCTGCAGTCCAAAGCTAAACCTGTTCCTTCAGTTCTTACCCATCAAGTTCAGCAGCATGTAGTCCATGAAACGGCAGCGTCTCATCTCATTCCCATCCCCGAGTCTGCAGCTATTGGTCCTGCAGATGGCCCAGAG aCTGCAGGCAGAGAGATTCACAAAGCTGGCTCTTTGACACCCCCCTCGTCACCGAAGGCAGCCCCTAAAAGTGGCCACAGACGAATCCTGAGCGATGTCACCCACAGTGCCGTGTTCGGAGTCCCAGTCAGCAAGTCCACCCAGCTACTTCAGGCAGCCGCAGCTGAGGCCAGCCTCAACAAGTCCAA ATCCGTTAGCACCACTCCCTCTGGCTCCCCCTGCTCATCCCAGCAGAGTGTGTATCATCCAGGTGGTGCTGACGCTCCCTCGGCGCTCACCGCTCCCAGCTCTCAGCCCAGCTGGAACCCCTTTGGAGATGATAATTTCTCCAAGCTGACAGCAGAGGAGCTACTCAACAAGGACTTTGCAAAGCTTGCCGAGA ATCTCCAAGGGGAGAGTAATGGGTACTCTGTGCTTGAGGAGGGACTAGAGACTGAAGAGCTTGAGGGAAATGCTCTGAACAATGATGGCTGCGAGCACTCCAGTGATGAGGATGAACAGAAAGAAGCTCAGAAGGTGGAGCGACAGGATGAAGGAGCTGTTGAGAGTAATGTCGCTGCACATGACTGCGGTGGCTCCAGACCTCTGCTGATGGACtcagaagaggaggaagagcacGGACCTCAGTTAGCACTACAATCATCACATCACCCCAACACATTATCAGTACAATCATCCTCCGCCTTCCCCCAACCATGCACAACTGGTCACAATCATTCCTGGCATGTATCCGAGCCAGCACAGGGGGCCGATGTCACTCCTGATGTCTTCTCTAAAGCCCCGTTTCCGGTTCCACAGGAGGACTCCGTGGATGTATTTGCCAACGCTCCGTTTCCACGCGCCCCGCTTGCAGCTCAGGAGCAGCTCGACGTGTTCTCGCAGGCTCCCTTTGGAAAACGGAAGGAGCCCAAAGCAGCACAACCGAAGACCTCGTACCCCCAAGCGTCTGCTGCTCAGAGCCTAACCTCTGACCAGGGAGTGCTGGGACAAAAGGTCCAACAACCGTTCCGCCCTCAAGCTCTGTCCAAATACTCCCGACACTTCGAGGGGCCGGTGCCGCAGCAGCAGGGTGCAGCTCACAGAGTCGTGTCCGATGcggcagcagctccagctggaCCGCTTCACTCATGGACCTCTGACGTAAACACTGTAGACCCCTTCGTCTCTGCGCCCTTTAACCTAAAAGCACCACAAGATAAACCCTGA
- the LOC108236544 gene encoding AP2-associated protein kinase 1-like isoform X2, producing MKKFFDTRREFAGSGPGAGAGGGGAGSGGGVSFIGRVFSVGRYQVTVEETIAEGGFAIVFLVRTHQGQRCALKRMYVNNEHDLQICKLEIQIMRDLVGNRNIVGFLDSSLTAVGAGDVWEVLILMDYCRGGQVVNLMNQRLQTGFSEAEVLQIFCDTCEAVARLHQCNTPIIHRDLKVENILLHDQGHYVLCDFGSATNHFQNPQTEGVAVVEEEIKKYTTLSYRAPEMVNLYGGKVITTKADIWALGCLLYKLCYFTLPFGESQVAICDGSFTIPDNSRYSQEIHCLIRYMLEPDPDMRPDIYQVSHFAFKLARRECPVPNLYNSPIPAKLPEPIRASEAVAKKSQTKARLTDPVPMTETSIAPRQRPKAGQAQSQPISGILPIQPALTPRKRPNVATGTPPAVGVGVPAATPVQPAQQAPTAQAAPQTANVQPQPAQHQQLLMKQQQVSAFLSLQSNQQHQLQRMPQQQTPFQASTLLQSKAKPVPSVLTHQVQQHVVHETAASHLIPIPESAAIGPADGPETAGREIHKAGSLTPPSSPKAAPKSGHRRILSDVTHSAVFGVPVSKSTQLLQAAAAEASLNKSKSVSTTPSGSPCSSQQSVYHPGGADAPSALTAPSSQPSWNPFGDDNFSKLTAEELLNKDFAKLAETAPVGEKGSNSNESLILELNAFPDVCVDSLIPGLDAPQTQQHSGQPERVAASMPDSFTGEDSLLGQDLLTHTSCGNQPVSALSSSYPSVPPGCGSGSCLEELQPAQTASDSSFLMSGGKKVNDDEFDPIPVLIPKNSNQDLQGESNGYSVLEEGLETEELEGNALNNDGCEHSSDEDEQKEAQKVERQDEGAVESNVAAHDCGGSRPLLMDSEEEEEHGPQLALQSSHHPNTLSVQSSSAFPQPCTTGHNHSWHVSEPAQGADVTPDVFSKAPFPVPQEDSVDVFANAPFPRAPLAAQEQLDVFSQAPFGKRKEPKAAQPKTSYPQASAAQSLTSDQGVLGQKVQQPFRPQALSKYSRHFEGPVPQQQGAAHRVVSDAAAAPAGPLHSWTSDVNTVDPFVSAPFNLKAPQDKP from the exons GAGGTTTTGCGATAGTTTTCCTGGTGCGGACACATCAAGGCCAGCGTTGTGCGCTAAAACGAATGTACGTCAACAACGAACACGACCTGCAGATCTGCAAACTTGAGATACAGATTATG agaGACTTGGTTGGTAACAGAAACATAGTTGGTTTTCTGGACTCCAGCTTAACTGCAGTCGGAGCCGGTGATGTGTGGGAAGTCCTAATCTTAATGGACTACTGTCGAG GTGGGCAGGTGGTAAACCTAATGAACCAGCGACTGCAGACGGGTTTCAGTGAAGCTGAGGTGTTGCAGATCTTTTGTGACACGTGTGAAGCAGTCGCTCGCCTTCATCAGTGCAACACTCCCATCATCCACCGAGATCTCAAG GTGGAGAATATTCTTCTGCATGACCAGGGACACTACGTGCTCTGTGACTTTGGAAGTGCCACCAACCACTTCCAAAATCCTCAGACAGAGGGGGTCGCAGTCGTggaagaagaaattaaaaa GTACACTACGCTCTCGTATCGGGCTCCAGAGATGGTCAACCTCTACGGCGGAAAAGTCATCACAACAAAGGCGGATATTTGG GCTTTAGGTTGTCTACTTTATAAGCTATGCTACTTCACCCTTCCCTTTGGCGAGAGCCAAGTGGCTATTTGTGATGGCAGTTTTACCATCCCTGACAATTCCCGCTACTCCCAGGAAATACACTGTCTCATTA gATACATGCTGGAACCTGATCCAGACATGAGACCAGATATCTACCAAGTGTCCCACTTTGCCTTTAAACTGGCTCGACGAGAGTGCCCTGTCCCAAATTTATAT AATTCACCCATTCCTGCAAAACTTCCTGAGCCTATCAGAGCCAGTGAAGCTGTAGCCAAAAAGAGTCAAACCAAAGCCAG ACTCACAGATCCAGTTCCTATGACAGAAACCTCAATTGCTCCGAGACAGCGGCCCAAAGCGGGGCAGGCACAGTCCCAGCCGATATCAGGCATTCTTCCCATCCAGCCAGCTCTCACCCCACGCAAGAGGCCTAATGTGGCTACAGGAACGCCGCCGGCTGTAG GTGTCGGTGTCCCAGCTGCAACTCCTGTCCAACCTGCTCAACAGGCTCCTACTGCACAAGCTGCTCCACAGACAGCCAACGTGCAGCCACAGCCTGCgcagcatcagcagctcctCATGAAGCAGCAGCAAGTCTCAGCCTTCTTAAGCCTGCAGAGCAACCAGCAG CATCAACTACAGAGGATGCCCCAACAGCAAACGCCTTTCCAAGCATCTACGCTGCTGCAGTCCAAAGCTAAACCTGTTCCTTCAGTTCTTACCCATCAAGTTCAGCAGCATGTAGTCCATGAAACGGCAGCGTCTCATCTCATTCCCATCCCCGAGTCTGCAGCTATTGGTCCTGCAGATGGCCCAGAG aCTGCAGGCAGAGAGATTCACAAAGCTGGCTCTTTGACACCCCCCTCGTCACCGAAGGCAGCCCCTAAAAGTGGCCACAGACGAATCCTGAGCGATGTCACCCACAGTGCCGTGTTCGGAGTCCCAGTCAGCAAGTCCACCCAGCTACTTCAGGCAGCCGCAGCTGAGGCCAGCCTCAACAAGTCCAA ATCCGTTAGCACCACTCCCTCTGGCTCCCCCTGCTCATCCCAGCAGAGTGTGTATCATCCAGGTGGTGCTGACGCTCCCTCGGCGCTCACCGCTCCCAGCTCTCAGCCCAGCTGGAACCCCTTTGGAGATGATAATTTCTCCAAGCTGACAGCAGAGGAGCTACTCAACAAGGACTTTGCAAAGCTTGCCGAGA CTGCTCCAGTGGGAGAAAAAGGCTCAAATTCCAATGAAAGTCTCATTCTAGAGCTCAATGCTTTTCCAG ACGTGTGTGTGGATTCGCTAATACCTGGTTTAGATGCTCCCCAGACCCAGCAGCATTCAGGCCAGCCAGAGCGTGTTGCTGCCAGCATGCCAG ATTCTTTCACTGGGGAGGACTCTCTCTTGGGTCAGGATCTGTTAACTCACACTTCTTGTGGAAACCAGCCCGTCTCTGCTCTCTCTTCCTCCTACCCTTCTGTTCCCCCTGGTTGTGGCTCTGGATCCTGTCTGGAGGAGCTGCAACCTGCTCAGACTGCCTCTG ACTCTTCTTTCCTCATGTCTGGTGGGAAGAAGGTCAATGACGATGAGTTTGACCCTATTCCTGTGCTCATCCCCAAAAATTCAAACCAAG ATCTCCAAGGGGAGAGTAATGGGTACTCTGTGCTTGAGGAGGGACTAGAGACTGAAGAGCTTGAGGGAAATGCTCTGAACAATGATGGCTGCGAGCACTCCAGTGATGAGGATGAACAGAAAGAAGCTCAGAAGGTGGAGCGACAGGATGAAGGAGCTGTTGAGAGTAATGTCGCTGCACATGACTGCGGTGGCTCCAGACCTCTGCTGATGGACtcagaagaggaggaagagcacGGACCTCAGTTAGCACTACAATCATCACATCACCCCAACACATTATCAGTACAATCATCCTCCGCCTTCCCCCAACCATGCACAACTGGTCACAATCATTCCTGGCATGTATCCGAGCCAGCACAGGGGGCCGATGTCACTCCTGATGTCTTCTCTAAAGCCCCGTTTCCGGTTCCACAGGAGGACTCCGTGGATGTATTTGCCAACGCTCCGTTTCCACGCGCCCCGCTTGCAGCTCAGGAGCAGCTCGACGTGTTCTCGCAGGCTCCCTTTGGAAAACGGAAGGAGCCCAAAGCAGCACAACCGAAGACCTCGTACCCCCAAGCGTCTGCTGCTCAGAGCCTAACCTCTGACCAGGGAGTGCTGGGACAAAAGGTCCAACAACCGTTCCGCCCTCAAGCTCTGTCCAAATACTCCCGACACTTCGAGGGGCCGGTGCCGCAGCAGCAGGGTGCAGCTCACAGAGTCGTGTCCGATGcggcagcagctccagctggaCCGCTTCACTCATGGACCTCTGACGTAAACACTGTAGACCCCTTCGTCTCTGCGCCCTTTAACCTAAAAGCACCACAAGATAAACCCTGA
- the LOC108236544 gene encoding AP2-associated protein kinase 1-like isoform X4 has translation MKKFFDTRREFAGSGPGAGAGGGGAGSGGGVSFIGRVFSVGRYQVTVEETIAEGGFAIVFLVRTHQGQRCALKRMYVNNEHDLQICKLEIQIMRDLVGNRNIVGFLDSSLTAVGAGDVWEVLILMDYCRGGQVVNLMNQRLQTGFSEAEVLQIFCDTCEAVARLHQCNTPIIHRDLKVENILLHDQGHYVLCDFGSATNHFQNPQTEGVAVVEEEIKKYTTLSYRAPEMVNLYGGKVITTKADIWALGCLLYKLCYFTLPFGESQVAICDGSFTIPDNSRYSQEIHCLIRYMLEPDPDMRPDIYQVSHFAFKLARRECPVPNLYNSPIPAKLPEPIRASEAVAKKSQTKARLTDPVPMTETSIAPRQRPKAGQAQSQPISGILPIQPALTPRKRPNVATGTPPAVGVGVPAATPVQPAQQAPTAQAAPQTANVQPQPAQHQQLLMKQQQVSAFLSLQSNQQTAGREIHKAGSLTPPSSPKAAPKSGHRRILSDVTHSAVFGVPVSKSTQLLQAAAAEASLNKSKSVSTTPSGSPCSSQQSVYHPGGADAPSALTAPSSQPSWNPFGDDNFSKLTAEELLNKDFAKLAETAPVGEKGSNSNESLILELNAFPADVCVDSLIPGLDAPQTQQHSGQPERVAASMPDSFTGEDSLLGQDLLTHTSCGNQPVSALSSSYPSVPPGCGSGSCLEELQPAQTASDSSFLMSGGKKVNDDEFDPIPVLIPKNSNQDLQGESNGYSVLEEGLETEELEGNALNNDGCEHSSDEDEQKEAQKVERQDEGAVESNVAAHDCGGSRPLLMDSEEEEEHGPQLALQSSHHPNTLSVQSSSAFPQPCTTGHNHSWHVSEPAQGADVTPDVFSKAPFPVPQEDSVDVFANAPFPRAPLAAQEQLDVFSQAPFGKRKEPKAAQPKTSYPQASAAQSLTSDQGVLGQKVQQPFRPQALSKYSRHFEGPVPQQQGAAHRVVSDAAAAPAGPLHSWTSDVNTVDPFVSAPFNLKAPQDKP, from the exons GAGGTTTTGCGATAGTTTTCCTGGTGCGGACACATCAAGGCCAGCGTTGTGCGCTAAAACGAATGTACGTCAACAACGAACACGACCTGCAGATCTGCAAACTTGAGATACAGATTATG agaGACTTGGTTGGTAACAGAAACATAGTTGGTTTTCTGGACTCCAGCTTAACTGCAGTCGGAGCCGGTGATGTGTGGGAAGTCCTAATCTTAATGGACTACTGTCGAG GTGGGCAGGTGGTAAACCTAATGAACCAGCGACTGCAGACGGGTTTCAGTGAAGCTGAGGTGTTGCAGATCTTTTGTGACACGTGTGAAGCAGTCGCTCGCCTTCATCAGTGCAACACTCCCATCATCCACCGAGATCTCAAG GTGGAGAATATTCTTCTGCATGACCAGGGACACTACGTGCTCTGTGACTTTGGAAGTGCCACCAACCACTTCCAAAATCCTCAGACAGAGGGGGTCGCAGTCGTggaagaagaaattaaaaa GTACACTACGCTCTCGTATCGGGCTCCAGAGATGGTCAACCTCTACGGCGGAAAAGTCATCACAACAAAGGCGGATATTTGG GCTTTAGGTTGTCTACTTTATAAGCTATGCTACTTCACCCTTCCCTTTGGCGAGAGCCAAGTGGCTATTTGTGATGGCAGTTTTACCATCCCTGACAATTCCCGCTACTCCCAGGAAATACACTGTCTCATTA gATACATGCTGGAACCTGATCCAGACATGAGACCAGATATCTACCAAGTGTCCCACTTTGCCTTTAAACTGGCTCGACGAGAGTGCCCTGTCCCAAATTTATAT AATTCACCCATTCCTGCAAAACTTCCTGAGCCTATCAGAGCCAGTGAAGCTGTAGCCAAAAAGAGTCAAACCAAAGCCAG ACTCACAGATCCAGTTCCTATGACAGAAACCTCAATTGCTCCGAGACAGCGGCCCAAAGCGGGGCAGGCACAGTCCCAGCCGATATCAGGCATTCTTCCCATCCAGCCAGCTCTCACCCCACGCAAGAGGCCTAATGTGGCTACAGGAACGCCGCCGGCTGTAG GTGTCGGTGTCCCAGCTGCAACTCCTGTCCAACCTGCTCAACAGGCTCCTACTGCACAAGCTGCTCCACAGACAGCCAACGTGCAGCCACAGCCTGCgcagcatcagcagctcctCATGAAGCAGCAGCAAGTCTCAGCCTTCTTAAGCCTGCAGAGCAACCAGCAG aCTGCAGGCAGAGAGATTCACAAAGCTGGCTCTTTGACACCCCCCTCGTCACCGAAGGCAGCCCCTAAAAGTGGCCACAGACGAATCCTGAGCGATGTCACCCACAGTGCCGTGTTCGGAGTCCCAGTCAGCAAGTCCACCCAGCTACTTCAGGCAGCCGCAGCTGAGGCCAGCCTCAACAAGTCCAA ATCCGTTAGCACCACTCCCTCTGGCTCCCCCTGCTCATCCCAGCAGAGTGTGTATCATCCAGGTGGTGCTGACGCTCCCTCGGCGCTCACCGCTCCCAGCTCTCAGCCCAGCTGGAACCCCTTTGGAGATGATAATTTCTCCAAGCTGACAGCAGAGGAGCTACTCAACAAGGACTTTGCAAAGCTTGCCGAGA CTGCTCCAGTGGGAGAAAAAGGCTCAAATTCCAATGAAAGTCTCATTCTAGAGCTCAATGCTTTTCCAG CAGACGTGTGTGTGGATTCGCTAATACCTGGTTTAGATGCTCCCCAGACCCAGCAGCATTCAGGCCAGCCAGAGCGTGTTGCTGCCAGCATGCCAG ATTCTTTCACTGGGGAGGACTCTCTCTTGGGTCAGGATCTGTTAACTCACACTTCTTGTGGAAACCAGCCCGTCTCTGCTCTCTCTTCCTCCTACCCTTCTGTTCCCCCTGGTTGTGGCTCTGGATCCTGTCTGGAGGAGCTGCAACCTGCTCAGACTGCCTCTG ACTCTTCTTTCCTCATGTCTGGTGGGAAGAAGGTCAATGACGATGAGTTTGACCCTATTCCTGTGCTCATCCCCAAAAATTCAAACCAAG ATCTCCAAGGGGAGAGTAATGGGTACTCTGTGCTTGAGGAGGGACTAGAGACTGAAGAGCTTGAGGGAAATGCTCTGAACAATGATGGCTGCGAGCACTCCAGTGATGAGGATGAACAGAAAGAAGCTCAGAAGGTGGAGCGACAGGATGAAGGAGCTGTTGAGAGTAATGTCGCTGCACATGACTGCGGTGGCTCCAGACCTCTGCTGATGGACtcagaagaggaggaagagcacGGACCTCAGTTAGCACTACAATCATCACATCACCCCAACACATTATCAGTACAATCATCCTCCGCCTTCCCCCAACCATGCACAACTGGTCACAATCATTCCTGGCATGTATCCGAGCCAGCACAGGGGGCCGATGTCACTCCTGATGTCTTCTCTAAAGCCCCGTTTCCGGTTCCACAGGAGGACTCCGTGGATGTATTTGCCAACGCTCCGTTTCCACGCGCCCCGCTTGCAGCTCAGGAGCAGCTCGACGTGTTCTCGCAGGCTCCCTTTGGAAAACGGAAGGAGCCCAAAGCAGCACAACCGAAGACCTCGTACCCCCAAGCGTCTGCTGCTCAGAGCCTAACCTCTGACCAGGGAGTGCTGGGACAAAAGGTCCAACAACCGTTCCGCCCTCAAGCTCTGTCCAAATACTCCCGACACTTCGAGGGGCCGGTGCCGCAGCAGCAGGGTGCAGCTCACAGAGTCGTGTCCGATGcggcagcagctccagctggaCCGCTTCACTCATGGACCTCTGACGTAAACACTGTAGACCCCTTCGTCTCTGCGCCCTTTAACCTAAAAGCACCACAAGATAAACCCTGA